A region from the Aquipuribacter nitratireducens genome encodes:
- a CDS encoding fused MFS/spermidine synthase — protein MGGRRPPARPAAARLSARRRTGAAAPVEGRWPVAGGTASLVNDPAGGPGWLLAVDDVPQSHVDLVDPTVLVFEYVRWVGALVDALAPSGAPVHSVHVGAGAGTLARYVAAVRPGSRQVVLDPDGPLLDVVRDQLGLRSGPHLKVRAVDGRDGLAALRPGGYGLVVRDAFADAQVPHRLRTRQWVEAVARVLSPDGVVVHNLMDVGALTTARAEVATVRSLLPHVVAVVEPSVLRGRRTGNVLLVASAVPLPDTVRDRWARALHGDAAAPVRLLDEAATRDRLGGGELLDDDAPGPPPPPRPSWR, from the coding sequence GTGGGTGGCCGCCGACCGCCGGCCCGCCCGGCAGCAGCCCGCCTGAGCGCGCGTCGTCGCACCGGCGCCGCCGCCCCGGTCGAGGGGCGCTGGCCCGTCGCCGGGGGCACCGCCTCCCTCGTCAACGACCCGGCCGGCGGCCCGGGTTGGCTGCTCGCCGTCGACGACGTCCCCCAGTCCCACGTCGACCTCGTCGACCCGACGGTCCTCGTCTTCGAGTACGTCCGCTGGGTCGGGGCGCTCGTCGACGCGCTCGCGCCGAGCGGCGCCCCGGTCCACTCCGTCCACGTCGGCGCCGGTGCCGGGACGCTCGCCCGCTACGTCGCGGCCGTGCGGCCGGGGTCCCGGCAGGTCGTGCTGGATCCCGACGGGCCGCTCCTCGACGTGGTCCGCGACCAGCTCGGTCTCCGCTCGGGCCCGCACCTCAAGGTGCGCGCCGTCGACGGTCGCGACGGGCTCGCCGCGCTGCGCCCGGGCGGCTACGGACTCGTCGTCCGTGACGCGTTCGCCGACGCGCAGGTGCCGCACCGGCTCCGCACTCGGCAGTGGGTCGAGGCGGTCGCGCGCGTGCTGTCCCCGGACGGGGTCGTCGTGCACAACCTCATGGACGTCGGGGCGCTCACGACCGCGCGCGCGGAGGTCGCGACCGTGCGCAGCCTGCTGCCCCACGTCGTCGCGGTCGTCGAGCCGTCGGTGCTGCGCGGCCGCCGCACCGGCAACGTCCTGCTCGTCGCCTCCGCCGTGCCGCTGCCGGACACCGTCCGCGACCGCTGGGCGCGGGCGCTGCACGGTGACGCGGCCGCGCCCGTCCGGCTCCTCGACGAGGCCGCGACCCGGGACCGGCTCGGGGGCGGGGAGCTCCTCGACGACGACGCGCCCGGGCCGCCTCCGCCGCCGCGGCCCTCGTGGCGGTGA
- a CDS encoding FAD-dependent oxidoreductase — protein sequence MTEPPLRVLVVGGGAAGLLHAQLLLDRAADTGRQVALTWAVWREGAATASRSGGLALRYASPDPRAADWAARSPVVGAALAARHAHLTGHVRTGRALLVSQRAPVVAFSGDVVEPAAYGLPHTHGLLHEAGPLWHTCGLLPRWAAALAEDPRVRRVDLDRPVRSTADLLRLHDEAAADVTVACLGLGAHALGDPALEGRLGVLVTGPLPAGLHRDHAVVDDDDPLRPRYTVPHGGSPATPDHLHVGGTYLPVTDPADWDEPSRLRERALAEVPALLADARARFPDLRDWEPDPDGVWWGLRPVRPEVAVGRLDPAGTGGRTVVVDHGWGGSGWTIGPALADEVATGVLTDRAEGLPVVAR from the coding sequence ATGACGGAGCCGCCCCTGCGAGTCCTCGTCGTGGGCGGCGGTGCCGCCGGCCTGCTCCACGCCCAGCTGCTCCTCGACCGGGCCGCCGACACCGGCCGGCAGGTCGCGCTCACGTGGGCCGTGTGGCGTGAGGGCGCGGCCACCGCGTCCCGCTCGGGCGGGCTCGCCCTGCGCTACGCCTCGCCCGACCCGCGGGCCGCGGACTGGGCGGCGCGCTCGCCGGTGGTCGGGGCCGCGCTCGCCGCGCGGCACGCCCACCTCACCGGGCACGTGCGGACCGGCCGGGCGCTGCTCGTGTCGCAGCGTGCGCCGGTCGTGGCGTTCAGCGGGGACGTCGTCGAGCCGGCCGCGTACGGCCTGCCGCACACCCACGGCCTGCTCCACGAGGCCGGGCCCCTGTGGCACACGTGCGGCCTGCTGCCACGATGGGCGGCCGCGCTCGCCGAGGACCCGCGGGTCCGCCGCGTCGACCTCGACCGCCCGGTCCGCTCGACCGCCGACCTGCTGCGCCTGCACGACGAGGCCGCGGCCGACGTCACCGTCGCGTGCCTCGGCCTCGGCGCCCACGCGCTCGGCGACCCCGCGCTCGAGGGCCGTCTCGGGGTGCTCGTCACCGGTCCGCTGCCGGCCGGGCTGCACCGCGACCACGCCGTCGTCGACGACGACGACCCGCTGCGCCCCCGCTACACCGTCCCCCACGGCGGGTCGCCGGCGACACCGGACCACCTCCACGTCGGCGGCACGTACCTGCCGGTGACCGACCCCGCCGACTGGGACGAGCCGTCCCGGCTCCGGGAGCGCGCCCTCGCCGAGGTGCCCGCCCTGCTCGCCGACGCCCGCGCGCGCTTCCCCGACCTGCGCGACTGGGAGCCGGATCCCGACGGGGTGTGGTGGGGCCTGCGTCCGGTCCGCCCCGAGGTCGCGGTCGGTCGCCTGGACCCCGCCGGCACCGGCGGCAGGACCGTCGTCGTCGACCACGGCTGGGGCGGCTCCGGCTGGACGATCGGGCCGGCGCTCGCCGACGAGGTCGCGACGGGCGTCCTCACCGACCGGGCCGAGGGACTGCCGGTCGTGGCGCGGTGA
- a CDS encoding putative bifunctional diguanylate cyclase/phosphodiesterase, with translation MKQLREAADAKRQARTDELTTLANRRALFEECDRLLATASRENPLSLLLLDLDRFKEVNDSLGHAVGDELLVLVAGRIESVARPGDVLARLGGDEFALLLPGTAAPDAVALAHSVRDRVAEPYQLGATRVHVDVSVGVASAPWPARDRSELMRAADVAMYDAKRADTAVREFDADASRLGRLVLMEDLRRVLDDAPVTAAGPGPGRLVVHLQPQVPLQRREWTVDGAPAAPPMVGVEALVRWEHPVEGTLLPAVVLPLAEATGLMGALAERVLALALEACATWWHLGVDVPVSVNLSAANVQDLLLPGKVHEALRRAGLPSHALVVELTEDTLMSEPARVAEVLLALQQSGVGVSIDDYGTGYASLAYLRDFPVDELKLDRTFVADVLESPTTATIVTHTIALAHALGVRVVAEGIEDPAVAHELTGLGCERGQGYLFSRPLPTPDVVAWLVSCSPERAGAGVPGPR, from the coding sequence ATGAAGCAGCTGCGGGAGGCCGCCGACGCCAAGCGACAGGCACGCACCGACGAGCTCACGACGCTCGCGAACCGACGGGCCCTCTTCGAGGAGTGCGACCGGCTGCTCGCGACGGCGTCGCGGGAGAACCCGCTCAGCCTCCTTCTGCTCGACCTCGACCGCTTCAAGGAGGTCAACGACAGCCTCGGGCACGCGGTCGGCGACGAGCTCCTCGTGCTGGTCGCCGGCCGCATCGAGTCCGTCGCCCGACCCGGCGACGTGCTCGCGCGCCTCGGTGGCGACGAGTTCGCGCTCCTCCTGCCCGGGACCGCAGCCCCGGACGCCGTCGCCCTGGCGCACTCGGTCCGCGACCGGGTCGCCGAGCCGTACCAGCTCGGTGCGACGCGCGTGCACGTCGACGTGTCCGTCGGGGTCGCGAGCGCGCCCTGGCCGGCCCGGGACCGCAGCGAGCTCATGCGTGCCGCGGACGTCGCGATGTACGACGCCAAGCGCGCCGACACCGCCGTCCGCGAGTTCGACGCCGACGCCTCCCGACTCGGCCGCCTCGTGCTCATGGAGGACCTGCGGCGGGTCCTCGACGACGCACCCGTGACCGCAGCCGGTCCCGGCCCGGGACGGCTCGTCGTCCACCTCCAGCCCCAGGTCCCGCTGCAGCGTCGCGAGTGGACGGTCGACGGGGCACCGGCGGCACCGCCGATGGTCGGGGTCGAGGCGCTCGTCCGCTGGGAGCACCCGGTCGAGGGGACCCTCCTCCCCGCCGTCGTGCTCCCCCTCGCCGAGGCGACCGGTCTCATGGGGGCGCTCGCCGAGCGCGTCCTCGCCCTCGCGCTCGAGGCCTGCGCCACGTGGTGGCACCTCGGCGTCGACGTCCCCGTCTCCGTCAACCTCTCCGCCGCGAACGTCCAGGACCTCCTCCTGCCGGGCAAGGTCCACGAGGCGCTACGGCGGGCCGGACTGCCGTCGCACGCCCTCGTCGTCGAGCTCACCGAGGACACCCTCATGAGCGAACCCGCCCGGGTCGCGGAGGTGCTCCTCGCCCTGCAGCAGTCCGGCGTCGGGGTCTCCATCGACGACTACGGCACCGGCTACGCGAGCCTCGCCTACCTCCGCGACTTCCCCGTCGACGAGCTGAAGCTCGACCGGACCTTCGTCGCGGACGTCCTCGAGAGCCCGACGACGGCGACGATCGTCACGCACACCATCGCCCTCGCCCATGCTCTCGGCGTGCGGGTCGTCGCCGAGGGGATCGAGGACCCTGCCGTCGCGCACGAGCTGACGGGGCTCGGCTGCGAACGCGGTCAGGGGTACCTGTTCTCCCGGCCGCTGCCCACCCCGGACGTCGTCGCGTGGCTCGTCTCGTGCTCCCCGGAGCGGGCGGGAGCGGGTGTCCCCGGTCCTCGCTGA